One Acaryochloris thomasi RCC1774 genomic window, ATCTCTGCTACGCAAAACCAGTGCTTCTGTCGAAGCTAGTCCCTCATGTTTAGCCAAGTGTACTTTGGCTAGATATGGTCTCAGCTTTCCGAACAGAACATCATTAGGCAAGAAGTGGGAGCCAATTCCCTCACTAGAGGCATTAGAGTCCTTAATCCGTTCTCCAGTCCACGATTGAATATGCTCTAATCCCATATAGGGAAGAGTACTACTCTCAGCATCAATTTTTTGATTAACCAAATAAGCCGAGAATTTGAGACGTTTGAGTAACCAAAACTCTGGAACCTCTCCTATCCAATCAATTCCAGAATCTTTATATTTCGGATAAAGCTGATGTTTCCCCATTAATTAAAATTCTCCAAGAATTTCAGCATTTGCCCGCTCAAGCAAAGCACTGGCTTGCTCAACTTCCTGCTGCAGTTCCTCAAGCTCCAGGGAATCATCAAATAATGGGATTCCCAATTTCCCCATACGCTCAATCATCTCTAGTCGAGAAATCCCCAATACGTTAGCCGCTCTACCACTGCTGATTTCACCTGCTCTTAATAGAGCTATTACCTCAGCCTCTTTCGCTTTTTTGAGTGCCTCTGCCTGCACGGAGTTTAGATCGCTGTTCATGTTGCACTCGCCCCCTAAATCCCCCATTCTGGGGGACTTGAAGATTTATCTGTCCTACAAGTTTTGCGTGATACAGACTGAATACAAAGCGGACTTGATTGCAGCAAAAAATCCGTTGACAGTGTAGGCAAAATTAGAGCATTCTTTTTCATAGTCTGGCAAGAGTAAGAGTTCAAAGTCCCCTACCCGTGGGGGATTTAGGGGGCTAACGCAGTACCTTTGGTACCTCTAACCCATTCCTTTGAAATTGAACTGCATCATCATAGGTGAGTCAATGTGCGATCGCGATTTTCAGCAATTCTCATGCTGCCTCCCTAATCAAGGCTGTATATCTCCTATTACCAGTATTACCAGAATTCCCGTTTGCAGCTATCCTCCTTTGCCAATTGTTGCGACATGTCGCAACAATCTCATCACACGATCTCCCCCAGCATCGCCACAATATCCTTCTCCAGCGCCTTAATATCTGCCTCAATCTCCGCCAACGGACGGGGTGGCTCATACACATAAAAATGCCGATTCAACGGAATCTCATACCCCACCTTGGTCTTGCGATAGTCAATCCAAGCATTCGGCACATGGGGCAACACCTCCGTCCGCAGATAGTTCTCACAGTGCCCCTTCACCAAACTCAAAAGCTGATCTAATCCCGTCTCACCGTCATAGCCCAACGGTAGCGGTAGCTTAATCTCTGCAGGCAACGGCACAATTTCCGTATCCCGAAGCTCACTATCCGGCTCAGGATTGCCCTTCTTATCTCGGCAAATTTCCGCCGTCGAGTCTCGCTCACTCAAAGCAGCCAACACCATCTTCTTCACCGCTGCAGCTAGCTTTAGATCTGCTGCTTTTAGGGCCTGGTTTAGGGTTTTGAGAAACTGGGTGCGATCGCAATACAACACCCCCGAATCCAACGTCTCTAGCATCTCAATGATCGCCGCCTGCAGCCGCTCCCCTGCCTCAATCTCAGCCTGCTGAGCCGCCAAATCTTTGCGCTTCTTACTCGTCGCCAAATTACTAAACGCCGACTGCTCCCACAGCCGCTCTATTCGTTCAGGACTTGCCTGAAAATTGAGTCGTAACGGTCGCTCCACTGTCACCTTCAAGAACCCAAACGCCTGATTCGGCAAAATCTTAGAGCAGACCCGCGACTCTTCCCCGAACTCACTGGCAGCATTATGGTCATAGTTCCCGTACAGCCGCACCAGTTCCGCTATGTGGGCATCCGAGAGTTCATTGCGCTTGTTGCCTAAACTCTTCTTCATCTTCTGGAAATGACGAGTGCCGTCAATCAACTGCACCTGTCCCTGTCGATGGGGCGGCTTCTTGTTCGTCACCAGCCAGATATAGGTGTAGATGCCCGTGTTGTAAAACATCTGATCCGGCAGCGCCACCACCGCATCTAGCCAGTCATTTTCAATAATCCAGCGGCGGATATTGCTCTCGCCACTGTTGGCATCTCCTGTAAACAACGGCGACCCATTAAAGACGATCGCAATCTTAGAACCATCGCCCCCGTCCACCGGAGCCGGACGCATTTTGGAGATCATATGGAGCAAAAACAGCAGCGACCCATCATTGATACGCGGTAGCCCCGGACCAAACCGCCCGCTAAATCCCTTCTCCCTATGTTCTTCCTTAACCGCAGACTCCTCCGGCTTCCACTCCACCCCAAACGGCGGATTCGCCAGCATGTAGTGAAACTGCTGCTCCCCATGACCATCGTGGGGAATAAAGTTATTGGCCTTGTTCTTGGCCTCCTTGAGACCCAGCGTGTCGCCGAACACCAGATTGTCGATGGGGGCATCTTTAATCAGCAGATCAGAGCAGCAGATGGCGTAGGCTTCCGGGTTATATTCCTGCCCAAACAGCTCTAGGTTGGCATCCGGGTTCTGGGCCTTGATATATTCCTCCGAGACTGACAGCATCCCACCCGTTCCGGCTGTGGGGTCATAGATAGTTTTGTAGATGCCCTGCTTAAAGACATCTTCTTCATTGCTGAACAGCAGATTCACCATCAATCGGATCACTTCACGCGGGGTGAAATGGTCGCCCGCCTCTTCGTTGGCCTGCTCATTAAATTTACGGACCAGCTCTTCAAACAAGTACCCCATCTGTAAATTTGAGAGAGCCTGGGGCGAGAGGTCAATCTGAGAGCTGCAAAACTCTTTGATGATCAAGAACAGCCGGTTGTTCTCATCCAGTTTTTCAATTTCGTTTTCAAACTCAAACTTCTCAAAAATGTCCCGCGCTCGGGGCGAGAACCCATTGATGTAGGCCACTAAGTTGCTGGCAATTCCTGGTGGATCGCCGAGGAGCTTCGTAAAGGTCCACTGGCTGGTGTTGTATAGGGGCTGCGATCGCTCTTTCCCCACGGCAACTTTAGACAGGGCTTTTTCCAGCGCCACATCCTTAAAACCCTTTGCATCCAGGTGGATCTTCTCCGCAATTACCTGCTCTTTAGTGGTTTCCAAGACCGCATCTAAACGCCGGAGCACCACCAACGGCAGCATTACCTTTCGATACTGAGGCGGACGGTAGGGGCCACGGAGCTTGTTGGCAATATTCCAGATGAAGCCGACGAGATCTTGATGGTGACCAGACATGGACATAACTGAACAGTACGCCGATCAATTGTAGTTGCAGAACAAGCCTTGGAAGCTACCCGAAAAATATTGATAGCTTGGGAGAGTCGTAAACCCTAGTCAACTGACTGATGCATTGGCTCACCTGTCCCGCTGAACAACTCTTCGAGACCTATTCTGAGTCGATACAGGCGCTTGCCGTACCCGAGAAACTTTCTAAAGCACAGCTACATACTCCCCATTTTCGGCTGTATGCTGAACGGCGGCTAGAGATTTACTATGCCCCTCTAGGATACGTGCGTAAAGCAGCCAAAGTCGCTCTGGTGGGCCTGACCCCCGGCTGGCAGCAGATGGAGTTGTCCTATCGTCTTGCTGCAGAGCTGATGAAGGTCCCTGATGTGGGCCAAAATAGGCAATGGGTTATGTCAGAAATCAAGCGACGGATGTCTTTTGCCGGACCCATGCGGCGAAATCTGCTGAAGATGCTGGATGCATTAGACTTCGCTACAGTTCTAGGACTCACTTCGTCGGCTGCTATTTTTGAGAACCGTGCCGATCTTGTTCACACGACCTCTGCCCTTCGCTATCCGGTTTTTTATTGCCATCGCAACTACACTGGCCACAATCCTAAAATGCTGAGCCGCAGTATTCAGATGCAAATGGTTGATCACCTATTGGGGCAAGAACTGAGTCAGCTCCCGAAAGCGTTAATCATTCCGATGGGCGAGGGGGCAACGCGGGCCATCCGGCATTTGGTCAACACCCATGTGTTAGACGAAGCCAGGTGTCTTTTCGGGTTTCCGCATCCCTCAGGAGCGAATGGCCACCGGCATCAGCAGTTTGCAGCACATCGTCAGGCGCTTAAAGACCAGCTCAAAAGCTGGCTGAAGGACCGGTCTTGAGACGAGATTAAGAGATTACGATCGCAGATCTTGCGGGATATCTACGGTTGATAAACCTGCGATCGCAAGTAAATTCTGACTACGAATCAGTTCATTGAAGGTCAAGCTCGCCCGTTTTTCCAATTGGGCTGCGGCCTTAATCGCCTGCATGAGATGCTGGGCGGCCTCAGGTTCAGAATAGCCACGGCGTTGAGCCACCTTGAGGGCCAGATTATCAGCCTCTAGCTCTACCGGCAGACCACGGGTGTTACGCCAGATTTGAGTGGTTGCGATCGCACCTAAGCCTGCAGCCACGACCACCCCCACCGCATCTCCCTGCACCAACTCCACCAGCGTTCCAACCAGACCAGCAACCGCTCCCCCCTGATAAAGATCTGGCTTCAGCCAGCGACTGCTTTTGAGCCAGCCCACTGTTCTCAGGAGGAGTAAATCGCACTGTGGCTGCGGGAGCTGACTCCACAGGTCAAAATTAATCGTGATCGGGCGCTTTTCTAAACGCAAAATAGAGCCGCCACAGTCAATCACCTGGGACTGCAAAGGAGCCTGAACAATTTTGGAATTCATGCGACCCGAGGCCGGCATCACATCCAAGAGACGACGAATTTCTGAGTTGGGATTCGTGGAGTCAGACACGGTTTAAGCCATGCTCAAACATAGAAGGATAGTACTCTCCATATCGTCGCATCCCATTGCTCAATTTAGACTCAAAACCCCCAGCACTCAGACAAAATTGTTGCCAGCACTGAGGGTTTCTATCTATTTGATGGCTAGAGTTTTGAGCGAACCTGACAGCGTTAAACGCCACCTTGAACCACAAAGGCATCGCTAGAGAGGCGAATTTTGTAGCCTGCATCAGCGGGAACCGTCAGCAGCTCGGCCTGGAAGGTGACAGTCTGCCCAGGGGCTAAAGTCGAAGGCTGAGGTGCTGCACTCCCGGTTTGCACGAGCTGACCGCTGGAGTCAATAATTTCAAAATTGACGCTAGCCACAGTCACAGCTTCTTTGTTGCCATTTGTCAGCGAACCCGCCGCGAGCGAGGAGCCATTAAGACGAATAATCGGATCAAGCCGCAGCTTGCTCACCCGCAAATTCTTTTCCAGCTTTTTCGCCAGTGCTTGAGGATCTTCACCCTGAGCACCAGATGCGGCGGTTTGCGTCTCTGCGGGGGCTGATGGAGCGTTGAGATTCAGCAACTGAGTCCAATAGGATTGAAACTCAGACCACTCCAGTGGGGAGTCACCAATCACCACAATATCCCCAGGGGTCTGAGTCCTTGCAGCCTGTGGCGCTAAAGCCACCGTAGAGACCAGTACAGAACCCACCAGCAGTCGGCTCAGGATATTCGGGAATCCAGTTAACATAATGTCGTTACTCTCTTAACCAGCGTATTGAAGCCCAGAGGGCAATCATAAGAATTCGTTTAGCAGGCCAGCCGCTATATTCTTTAGTATTCCCCAACGGTGGTCAAGACTGAACACTGACTATCCGCCGTACTGCCAAGGTGTATCCTGCAGCAAGAGTGGCTCTCCCTCTCGGTAAAGCTCAGACGCGACAACTTCCCCTAGAAAGATGGAGTGATCTCCCTCCTCTAGACTGCCCCTCACTCGACATTCGATATAGCCCAAAGCAGACTGAATAATCGGACAGCCAGTGGCTTCACCCAAGGTATAGTCCACATCGCCGAATTTGCTACCTTCACCTTTTTGGGGCTTGAAGAAAGTCTCTGCCATGTCTTTCTGGCTTTTATCTAAGAAGCTTACGGCAAAGACTTGACTCGCTTTAATCATGGCGTGGGAGCGTGAGTCTTGACGGACGCCGATCGCAATCATGGGTGGCTTAAAAGAAGCCTGGGTTGTCCAGCTTAGGGTAAAGCCATTGATCTCTTCACCCTCTTTGACGCCGCAGATATTGAGAGGGTGAGGAAGATGGCGCAGTAGGGTACGCTTGGCGTTATCGTCCAGCAATGATTTGATCTCCCTTACGGTACAGCTACTGTTCACTGTAGCAACTATGGGTCAAGGGTTGAATCGCGCGGATGGACCTCTGGGTCACAGTCATAATCATCTGTTTTACAGGAGTCATAACTTAACATAAAAACACCCGTAATTTAACGTACTTTCACTGAAACAAGCCCTATAGTAATAGCTGGTCCAGTTCTGGTCAATCACAGAGTTGTTTAGCAAGTAAAGAACGGGGGACATTTTGGACAATCCAGGCATTCTTTCATTGGAATTAGGCGCAATTCGAGTCCGTGAAGGTGACGAAGAGGCCATCATTTCTGTTCTTCGCACAGAAGGCAGCGACGGCACAATATCAGTAGACTACTCCATCAACGATGGAACAGCCAGAGATGGAAGTGACTATACAGGTAGTTCTGGAACCTTAACCTTTGGCCCCGGCGAAACAAAAATAGATGTCAGAGTTCCGATTCTGGCAGACAATCAGCCAGAGGTTGATGAGACCTTTAATATTGCCATTGGTAGCCCCATCGGCGCTGTCCTGGGAGCTATCCGGTCTGCGGTTATTACGATTACAGATGATGACACCACAGATGAAGATACTGTCGCCTTCGAGGATGCAGAATACAGTATTGGTGAAAACGCAGGGGAAGCAAGCATCGATATTGTCCGTACAGGCAATATCGATCGCACCGCTACGGTCAATTATGCATTGGGCGACGACTACGCGCGTGCTGGCCTAGACTTTGCCTCTGTTTCGGGCACTGTGACCTTCCAACCAGGTGAAGCACGTCAAACATTTGCGGTCCCCATTCTAGAAGACGAGCTACAAGAGTTCGATGAGTCCCTTACTCTAACGCTGACTGATCCCGTTGGCAGCAATTTGGGCGTGCAGAGCAGTGCCCAATTGACGATTGTAGATAACGATGAGGCTCCCTTTACGTTCGAGCGCGAAGTCGTTGTTTCAGGTTTAGCCGAGGGAGAAAGAGTCGCGCGGTTTTCTGCACCACCCGGACCAACAGCCTTTGACTGGGCACCTGATGGGACGATGTTCATTGCCAATCTAGATGGCGTTGTCCAAATTTTCGACAATGGTGAACTCTTAGAGCAGCCTTTCATTGATATTTCTGAGCAGGTGAATACGGGTGGGCAACGGGGACTATTGGGGCTAGCTGTTCATCCCGATTTTCCTGAAAGTCCCTACGTGTACCTAGCTTATTCCTACGATGCCCCTGGCGTGGAGCCGGACACGTCTAATACTCTACGCCCGACGCGGCTGGTTCGTGTGGAAGCGGACCCCGCCTCAGGTTATCGAGAGGTCTTGCCCGGTAGCGAAGTCATTCTGTTAGAAACGCCTCCCGTCAGTAACTTTCACGCAGCAGGGGCCATTAAGTTTGCAGAAGATGGCTCTCTCTTCTTTACCCATGGAGATGGAACCCAGGTTGGTAATACACCCACACCGGAGCAGGCAGAGCTACTGCAGAGCCTAGATAATCCCTTTGGTAAGCTCTTTCGCATTGACCCGCTGACGGGCGAGGGATATGCAGACAACCCGTTCTTCGATGGCGATACCACCAGTACTCAGTCCAAGATTTATAACTACGGCCTGCGGAACCCTTGGCGCTATACGCTTCATCCAGAGACAGGTGTCCCCTTTATTGGTGATGTCGGCTGGACAAACTGGGAAGAGATAAATACTGGGCGGGGGGAAAACTTTGGTTGGCCATTGTTTGAAGGCGGCAACGGCGTTAGCCGTAGGACCGAAGCCCTGGCTGATCTGCCTGAGTTCGAGACTCTCTTTCAAGGTGCATCAGATGTAACAGCCCCCCTCTTTGCACTCCGCCATCCCACCTCCCGCTCGATTACGCTCGGCGACTTTTACACAGGCGAAGCTTATCCTGATTTTTATGAGGGAGCACTTTTCTTTGCCGACAATACCGTGGGTGGGGTCAGTGCTCTACTTTTCGACGAGCAAGGGAATATCGATTCAGCTATTCCTTTTGCGGATGAGGAGCTAGGAATCACTCAGATTTCGGTGGGACCAGACTCAAATTTATATTTTGCGAATGTTTTCTCTGGCGAGATTGGACGCTGGGTTCCCGCCTCAATAAACGAAAATGAAACGTTGATCGGGGGAAACAGTGGTGATGTCTTGAATGGTGGTGCTGGAGATGACGTTCTACGCGGTCAGGAAGGTAATGACACTTTAGCGGGTGAGGCTGGTGACGATACCCTCAAAGGAGGGGCCGGTGACGATAGCCTTACAGGTGGCGCAGGTGACGATACCGTGATTGTTAATGACTTTAGTGGCGTTGACGTCTTTGACGGAGGATCGGGAAAAGATGTTATCCGGTTCTTACCCAGTGATGGCCGAAATATAAATGTTCGTATTGCCGAAGGATTCGTCGGTGACAGGCGCGAGGGCGGTCAGTTCTTTGAAAACTTTGAGCGTGTCCTAACCGGCAGCGGCAACGACAGCTTGTTTGGCGATGCGAATAACAATGAGCTGTTTAGTGGTGCAGGCAATGATACCTTCGAAGGCGGTGCGGGAAATGACATCTTAAAAGGTGGGTCCGGTAACGACGTCATTGACGGCGGGTCCGGTGACGATACCGTGATTGTTAATGACTTTAGTGGCGTTGACTTCTTTGATGGAGGAGAGGGGAACGATGCTATCCGGTTCTTACCCAGTGATGGCCGCAATATAAATGTTCGTATTGCCGAAGGATTCGTCGGTGACAGGCGCGAGGGCGTTCAGTTCTTTGAAAACTTTGAGAGTGTCTTGACTGGCAGTGGCGACGATAGCTTGTTCGGCAACGATGACGATAATCAACTCTACGGTGCGAATGGTCAAGACACGCTGCTGGGCGGCGGTGGTGATGACTTGCTCGCGGGCGGACTAGGAGATGACTGGGTAACCGGGGGCAGCGGCTCAGATACCTTTATACTCGCGTCTGATGATGGCACTGATCAGATCACTGATTTTGAACGTGGAGAGGATTTGATTGCCCTAGCAGGCGGCTTAAGTTTTGCAGAGCTAAGCTTCAGTGGCGATCAAATTTTATTGCAAGATCAAGCACTTGCTGTTCTAGACGGTATTGCTACTACCAGTTTGGTGGAGACTGACTTCATCTCGGTTGCGTAGCAGCTTGCCCCAATGTGAGGCGTAGAAAAGCTAAGGGACTTCATAAAACACTGGTTTGCCTTCTGATTCCGGTACGGCAAGTCTGGCAGAGCAAAACTGAGTGATTTTAAACTGTTTCTGTATAGACCTCTTGATCTGGGGTGACGACTACGAGGCTGTTCTCAGCAACCGCAGTCCAGTGTTTGTTCTCAAAAGTTGGCTCAGACGCAATTAAGACACCGCTGGGTAGAGATAAGTCATCCTGAACCCAGTAAAGGGAAGGAGGGGGGTTGGGATAGGCATATCTTGAAGCGACTAGGGACTGACCATCACTCAAAACAATGTTCAAGCTGACGCTAATGTTGGCAGCTGCGGCCCAGTTGGTAATGCGTTTCAGGGTCGCCGTCAGTGCAGACTGCAGCGGTAAGTCAGGGGTCTGCTCAAGTTCATGGCAGACGAGGGCAAAGATATGCTCTGAATCGGTGGTGCCCTCGATGGTCTGATAGCAGCGATCGCTTAGATGACTCCGCAGCTTGCGATAGAGTGTTGAGCGAAATTGATCAATAAACCCATTGTGAATGCCTAGCAGTTGCCCTTGCCGATAGGGCTGGCAGTTACTGAGCTGCACGCTTTGGCCTACGGTGGCGCTGCGGACATAGGCGAGCATACAGCCAGATTCTACATAGTGAGCAAGATTTGTAAGGTTTTGATCGCTCCAAATGGGCGTTGTATTACGATAGATACAGGGTGCAATGGGCTGTTCAGGATGGTACCAGCCAAGGCCAAAGCCATCTGCATTGAGCAACCCAGCGGTCATTTCTCGGGGTTGGTAGCTTTGCGCAATTAGTGAATGCTCGGGTTTCAGCAACAGTGTGTCTAAGCGAACAGAGGGACCGAGGTAGCCAAGCAAACGACACATAGAGGGGTAAATAGTTTTTTGTGTTCCTCAAACTATAGCTTTTGTTCCCAATTTGAGGGATGTCTCAGCAGATGTTCAGATTGAGCTGTAGTGATTCTCATCTCTGAGCTATTTAATTTAAATCGGGTGAGGAAGGCATTCGCATCAATCTGACTCCATCAGCAAGTCAATGTATCCGCTTGTCTTGTTTCTGCAAGCATTCAGCTTGCGATTGCGCTACACAGGACATCACGTTGCCTTATCTCTGATAGTCGCTGTGTCAATTTTCAGTTGTTAATCACTCCAGGAAGAATCATGTTCTCACTCACAAAGATGATTTTCGGAGGCTTGGGCACAGCCGTAGCCTGTAGCTTGCCGCTTGCGATCGCAACATTCCAGCCCCCAGCATCAGCCCAGTCTACCCCCCAGCCGCCGCCGCAACAAAGTGCCGACGCCTTAGGGGGTGCCCTGACGCAGTCCAATGAGAACTTGTTTCAAGCCCCGCAGACTCAAAGACCAGAAAGGAAAACGTCTGAAACTCTCAAGTTGGATGGCACGACTCCAGTCAATGAGAACGCTCAGACGCCCATGGATTGGCAATCCGAACACCTCGACAATCAGCGGCAGAGCAGCAGCGGTTTCTCTCTCGTCAACGTTGATCTCTAGCCGCCACAGCGCGTTGTGGCGAGCCTGAACTCGCTCACGTAGTCGGCTGGGGAATGGTGAAGTAAAACGTACTGCCCTGCCCCAGCTGACTATCGACCCAGATTTGTCCGCCATGCTGCTGAACAATACTGCGGCAAATCGATAGACCTAGGCCCGTGCCCTCATGATTGCGGGTATCAGAAGAATCAGCCTGCTGAAATCGCTCAAAGATCAGGTCAATCTTGTCCGCAGCAATCCCGCGCCCCCGATCCTGCACGCTAAAGCAGAGGACCTGCGGCTGTGTCGTTTCAGCGCTGAGCCATACGGTACTGCCACGAGTTGAGAATTTAATGGCGTTGCTCAGGAGATTGGTGAAGGTTTGCAAAATCCGATCTGGGTCGGCCCGAATCTGCGCGGAGATCGGTTGCACTATCAAGGTGACGCCCTCCTGTTCGGCCATCCCCTGCATCGTATTGGCGGCCTGCGTCATCAGAGCTTCAGCCCAGCAGGGCCGCAGCTTCATTTCCACGTTGCCCGATTCGATGCGCTCAACGTCTAATACATCGTTAATTAAGCGCACCAGCCGGTCGGTACTGTCTGCGGCGATCTTGAGCAGCCGCTGGTTTTTGTCTGCTTGGGTGCTGAGCATGCCGCTGGCAAGCATCCGTAGAGACCCGTGAATAGAAGTGAGGGGCGTCCGTAGTTCATGACTGACAATGGAGATGAATTCATCCTTCATCCGCTCCATGACTTTGCGATCGCTAATGTCTTTAAAAGTGATCACAGCGCCAATAATCTTGCCCTGCTCAAGAATGGGAGTACTGAGATATTCCACCGGGAAGCAGAAACGGTCTCGGCGGCAGAAGATTGCCTCTGATAGCGGCTGCGGTGTCCCGGCCTGCAGTGAAGCATAGATAGAGGCCAAAGCCTCTGGAACAAGCTCACGATGGTCGGGTTCGAGAACACTGGGGAAGAGAATTTCAAGGGTTTGATTCATTAAGTCATCGGCGGTGTACCCAAGATATTGTTCGGCAGCAGCATTGACGAAGGTGAATTGCCCCTGCAGATTGAGCCCGCAGAGTCCTTCGCCAATGGCGTTAAGAATTAGCTCGTTTTGATGACTCATGCGCTCCAGCGTTTCCTGGGCCTGTTTACGCTGTGAAATATCACGCAGAATGACGGTGTAAAGGGTTTCAGTTTCTAATTCCAGCTTTGAAATCGAAGCCTCAGCTGGAAATTCGGTGCCATCTTTACGGCGACCAAAGAGTTCTTGGCGCTCTGCAATCCGCGTCGACGGTCCCCCACTGGCAACACGCTGACGATGAATCATCTCCGCCTGATTGGGCAGAAGCAGATCTAAGGATTGCCCAATCACCTCTGAGGATTCGTAACCAAAAATTTGCTCAGCGCCCTGATTAAAAAGGGTAATGGCCTCAGAAGCATTGACGGAAATAATAGCGTCGTTGGCAATTTCTAAAATGCCTGAAAAGCGCTCTTGAGAAACCTTCAGGGCGCTCTCGGTGGCCTTGCGTTCAAACAGTTCTTGGTTGAGCTGTTGGTTGACGCTGATCAGTTCTGCCGTACGCTCGGTCACCTTGCTCTCCAAGTTTTTGCGCGCTTCTTGCAGCACAATTTCCACCTGTTCACGTTCAGCTAGTTCAATTTGTAATTTCTGATAAAGCTCCGATTGCTGCAGCGCGATGGCCAGCTGGGTTGCCAGTCGGGTGAGCAAATTGATTTCACTTTGCTGCCACTGTCGAGGGGCAGAGCAGTGGTGAGCAATCAACAACCCCCAAAGCCGATCGCCCTGCAGAATCGGTACGATCAGGCTAGCCTGCACCTGAAACTGCTCTAGGAATTCGATATAGCAAGGTGTCAACCCAGCACAGTGAACATCTTCAAAGGCCGTAACGTGCCCCTGGCGAAAGGGTTCAATGTAGGCTTCAGCAAAGCAGGGATCATAAATCTTCATCTCAAGCACTGAGGTCCAGGTCGTCGCCCCTAAAGACTCAACGAGTGCCTTGCCGCTCCAGTCTGGGTTGAACTTAAAAATCAGGACACGGTCGGTTGCCAGTACTCGCTGTACTTCCGTCACAGCCGTGCTCAAAATATCCTTTAAGTCTAGAGACTGGCGAATGTGAGCGGCGATCTCTCCCACGAGTTGCTCCTGGGCCACCTGCTGCTGCAGCGCGGCTTCATTGTGCTGTTGTTCAGCATTATCCAGCAGTCGCTCTAACAGATGGGTGCGCTCATCATGTTTGAGTACCTCGGCGAGCGGCTCAATTTTAGAGAGCTGCCGCTGCAGTCTGGTGCGCTCTAAGCGATTGAGAATTCGCACGATCAGTTCAGGCCCCATAATCGGCTTACTGACGAAATCATCGGCTCCGACGCTATAGACCCGGTTGACGATTTCAGCTTCAGTGTGGGCCGTCAAGAAAATGATCGGTAGCTGCTCCCAGCGAGCGTCATCGCGAATTTTCTGGCAGAGATCAATGCCGTTCATCTTCGGCATCTCAACATCTAGCACCAATAAATCAGGGGTGTGTTCGGCCAGCCTCTGCCAAACCTGACTCGGTTCGGTGAGGGTTGTCACCTGAAATCCCCAGGGTTGCAGGAGGGTCGTGACGGTCTCCGAAACAAGGGGATCGTCATCAACAACCATGATCTGAGCCTCTATAGAGCCTAGGGAAGAGGGCGGAACGGTAAGGCCTTCCCGCGGCCCGGCAGTGGACGGCTCCAAGATGGGGTAGGGGGGCTGAGGCGGGAAAGACCTGAGGGACGGCAAATCGGCACGGCTAATTTCAGACCGCAGCGCAATGACATTCTGCTGCAGCGCTAAGGCTTGATCCTCGGTCAGGATCGTCTCCTGGAGTAAATGCTCAATGCTGCGCGCG contains:
- a CDS encoding UPF0175 family protein, with the translated sequence MNSDLNSVQAEALKKAKEAEVIALLRAGEISSGRAANVLGISRLEMIERMGKLGIPLFDDSLELEELQQEVEQASALLERANAEILGEF
- a CDS encoding type I restriction-modification system subunit M — protein: MSGHHQDLVGFIWNIANKLRGPYRPPQYRKVMLPLVVLRRLDAVLETTKEQVIAEKIHLDAKGFKDVALEKALSKVAVGKERSQPLYNTSQWTFTKLLGDPPGIASNLVAYINGFSPRARDIFEKFEFENEIEKLDENNRLFLIIKEFCSSQIDLSPQALSNLQMGYLFEELVRKFNEQANEEAGDHFTPREVIRLMVNLLFSNEEDVFKQGIYKTIYDPTAGTGGMLSVSEEYIKAQNPDANLELFGQEYNPEAYAICCSDLLIKDAPIDNLVFGDTLGLKEAKNKANNFIPHDGHGEQQFHYMLANPPFGVEWKPEESAVKEEHREKGFSGRFGPGLPRINDGSLLFLLHMISKMRPAPVDGGDGSKIAIVFNGSPLFTGDANSGESNIRRWIIENDWLDAVVALPDQMFYNTGIYTYIWLVTNKKPPHRQGQVQLIDGTRHFQKMKKSLGNKRNELSDAHIAELVRLYGNYDHNAASEFGEESRVCSKILPNQAFGFLKVTVERPLRLNFQASPERIERLWEQSAFSNLATSKKRKDLAAQQAEIEAGERLQAAIIEMLETLDSGVLYCDRTQFLKTLNQALKAADLKLAAAVKKMVLAALSERDSTAEICRDKKGNPEPDSELRDTEIVPLPAEIKLPLPLGYDGETGLDQLLSLVKGHCENYLRTEVLPHVPNAWIDYRKTKVGYEIPLNRHFYVYEPPRPLAEIEADIKALEKDIVAMLGEIV
- a CDS encoding DUF3318 domain-containing protein translates to MSDSTNPNSEIRRLLDVMPASGRMNSKIVQAPLQSQVIDCGGSILRLEKRPITINFDLWSQLPQPQCDLLLLRTVGWLKSSRWLKPDLYQGGAVAGLVGTLVELVQGDAVGVVVAAGLGAIATTQIWRNTRGLPVELEADNLALKVAQRRGYSEPEAAQHLMQAIKAAAQLEKRASLTFNELIRSQNLLAIAGLSTVDIPQDLRS
- a CDS encoding FxLYD domain-containing protein codes for the protein MLTGFPNILSRLLVGSVLVSTVALAPQAARTQTPGDIVVIGDSPLEWSEFQSYWTQLLNLNAPSAPAETQTAASGAQGEDPQALAKKLEKNLRVSKLRLDPIIRLNGSSLAAGSLTNGNKEAVTVASVNFEIIDSSGQLVQTGSAAPQPSTLAPGQTVTFQAELLTVPADAGYKIRLSSDAFVVQGGV
- a CDS encoding flavin reductase family protein, whose amino-acid sequence is MLDDNAKRTLLRHLPHPLNICGVKEGEEINGFTLSWTTQASFKPPMIAIGVRQDSRSHAMIKASQVFAVSFLDKSQKDMAETFFKPQKGEGSKFGDVDYTLGEATGCPIIQSALGYIECRVRGSLEEGDHSIFLGEVVASELYREGEPLLLQDTPWQYGG